One genomic region from Pseudoduganella lutea encodes:
- a CDS encoding putative bifunctional diguanylate cyclase/phosphodiesterase, whose product MPPTSTPIGTVQDELVFLDEPPQQPAAAPRRAWRVMIVDDNADVHSTTTFALGNLDIQGRPLEFVHAYSAAEARDVLAREPDIAVILLDVVMEQDDAGLHLVRHIRETLKLADVRIILRTGQPGYAPEIDAIRDFDINDYKTKSELTRIKLYTTVTAALRSYEQIRRIDDSRRGLNRIVDAGTALMALHGVRNFAAGVLAQGAALLGQPASGLVCVQDERGMTQVVAACGAWQACEGRQLGPETDPPLPPAVASALAGRRNEYGDGVVALHLAGKACRVFVALLEVARQPDELERRLLDVFAANVAVGLDNVELMWHLHEAAFYDTLSKLPNRTRLIEILDSTLASAARDTTTLCLVDLDHFAETNDALGHAFGDGLLAAVAARLQDSLGRHLTVARIGGDIFCVLGDAAQVHPGGILPLFQQPFEIDGQTVQVSATLGLVRLAEHDGSGTDALKDADIALKRAKSQQRAGHFYFTRNMGVEIRERVRMMHALRTAFSTHELFLAYQPQIDLATRRAVGAEALLRWRTADGKFVPPDRFIPIAEYSGLIIDIGEWVLRTACVELVNLHAAGHTDFTMSVNVSQVQFRHPQFLQMLRQALADTGAPPCHVELEITESMAMEEPETFIEMLAQVKETGVQIAIDDFGTGFSSLSHLQRLQVDRLKIDRAFVTEITGATRGSSIAEMVIQLGRNLGLSVVAEGVEDELQARVLQQLGCPLAQGFLFARPMAADDLSGWLAGEALQRA is encoded by the coding sequence ATGCCCCCTACGAGCACTCCCATCGGCACCGTCCAGGACGAACTGGTCTTCCTGGACGAGCCGCCCCAGCAGCCGGCCGCGGCGCCACGCCGCGCATGGCGGGTGATGATCGTCGATGACAATGCGGATGTGCATTCGACCACGACCTTTGCATTGGGTAACCTGGACATCCAGGGCCGCCCGCTCGAGTTCGTGCACGCCTACTCGGCTGCCGAAGCGCGCGACGTGCTGGCACGCGAGCCCGACATCGCCGTCATCCTGCTTGACGTGGTGATGGAACAGGATGATGCCGGCCTGCACCTCGTGCGCCACATCCGCGAGACGCTGAAACTGGCGGACGTGCGCATCATCCTGCGCACGGGGCAGCCCGGTTATGCGCCGGAGATCGACGCGATCCGCGATTTCGACATCAACGACTACAAGACCAAGTCCGAACTCACCCGCATCAAGCTGTACACGACGGTGACGGCGGCGCTGCGTTCCTACGAACAGATCCGCCGCATCGACGACAGCCGCCGCGGCCTCAACCGCATCGTCGATGCCGGCACCGCGCTGATGGCGCTGCATGGCGTGCGCAACTTTGCCGCCGGCGTTCTCGCCCAGGGCGCGGCCCTGCTCGGCCAGCCGGCCAGCGGCCTGGTGTGCGTGCAGGATGAAAGAGGCATGACGCAGGTGGTGGCCGCCTGCGGCGCGTGGCAAGCCTGCGAGGGCCGCCAGCTCGGGCCGGAGACCGATCCGCCGCTGCCGCCCGCCGTGGCCAGCGCGCTGGCCGGGCGGCGCAACGAGTATGGCGACGGCGTGGTGGCCCTGCACCTGGCCGGCAAGGCTTGCCGCGTGTTCGTCGCGTTGCTCGAGGTGGCGCGGCAACCGGACGAGCTTGAACGCAGGCTGCTCGACGTGTTCGCCGCCAATGTCGCCGTCGGCCTCGACAATGTCGAACTGATGTGGCACCTGCACGAGGCGGCGTTCTACGACACGCTGTCGAAACTGCCGAACCGGACCCGCCTGATCGAAATTCTCGACAGCACGCTGGCCAGCGCGGCGCGCGACACCACCACGCTGTGCCTCGTCGACCTCGACCATTTCGCCGAAACGAACGACGCACTGGGCCATGCCTTCGGCGACGGCCTGCTGGCTGCCGTGGCGGCCCGGCTGCAGGACAGCCTGGGCCGCCATCTGACCGTGGCAAGGATCGGCGGCGACATCTTCTGCGTCCTCGGCGATGCTGCCCAGGTGCATCCGGGCGGCATCCTGCCGCTGTTCCAGCAGCCCTTCGAGATCGACGGGCAAACCGTGCAGGTATCGGCCACGCTCGGCCTGGTGCGCCTGGCCGAGCACGACGGCAGCGGCACCGATGCCCTGAAGGATGCGGACATCGCGCTCAAGCGCGCCAAGTCGCAGCAACGCGCTGGCCATTTCTATTTCACCCGCAACATGGGCGTGGAAATCCGAGAACGGGTGCGCATGATGCATGCGCTGCGCACCGCGTTCAGCACGCATGAACTGTTCCTCGCCTACCAGCCGCAGATCGACCTGGCCACGCGCCGTGCCGTCGGCGCCGAGGCACTGCTGCGCTGGCGCACAGCGGACGGCAAGTTCGTGCCGCCGGACCGCTTCATTCCGATCGCCGAGTATTCGGGCCTGATCATCGATATCGGCGAATGGGTACTGCGCACGGCCTGCGTCGAGCTCGTCAACCTGCATGCCGCGGGGCACACCGACTTCACGATGTCCGTCAATGTGTCCCAGGTGCAGTTCCGCCACCCGCAGTTCCTGCAGATGCTGCGCCAGGCGCTGGCCGACACGGGCGCCCCGCCCTGCCACGTCGAACTGGAGATCACGGAATCGATGGCGATGGAGGAGCCCGAAACTTTCATTGAAATGCTGGCGCAAGTCAAGGAAACCGGCGTGCAGATCGCCATCGACGACTTCGGCACGGGCTTTTCATCGCTGTCCCACCTGCAGCGCCTGCAGGTCGACCGCCTGAAGATCGACCGCGCGTTCGTGACCGAGATCACCGGCGCCACGCGGGGCAGCAGCATTGCGGAAATGGTGATCCAGCTGGGCCGCAACCTCGGCCTGTCCGTCGTTGCCGAAGGCGTCGAGGACGAGCTGCAGGCCCGGGTGCTGCAACAGCTGGGCTGCCCGCTCGCGCAGGGCTTCCTGTTTGCCCGGCCGATGGCCGCCGACGACCTGTCCGGCTGGCTGGCCGGCGAGGCCCTGCAGCGGGCGTGA
- a CDS encoding SMI1/KNR4 family protein, with translation MKVWDFPVRQPAMLRRRDEFGQKQTLKPYLQRILMSKAASVCAFMKWADAELPDDYLDLLRMRGGEFCNDLVRLYSSDELIERNETNEAKKYCPGFIAIGDDSGGQAIVIAVGKAPGAVYLVDQGSMHPDDFDVIAPDLNTWVAEGCMIAGSQEGPSSYRFSVRFKGKPTLQALKVLRELSPLAKAMSLVDLMNIFSGNRSFNFGLVAELRRAETLPGLVDAGFLVTQETDE, from the coding sequence GTGAAAGTCTGGGACTTTCCGGTTCGGCAACCTGCTATGCTTCGGCGAAGGGACGAGTTCGGCCAGAAGCAGACGCTGAAACCATATTTACAAAGGATTTTGATGTCAAAGGCAGCTTCAGTCTGCGCATTCATGAAATGGGCGGATGCGGAACTTCCAGACGATTATCTCGACCTTCTAAGAATGCGCGGAGGCGAATTCTGTAACGACCTAGTTCGTTTGTATTCTTCCGATGAACTCATCGAAAGAAACGAAACCAATGAGGCAAAAAAATATTGTCCCGGTTTCATCGCGATAGGAGACGACAGCGGCGGGCAAGCGATTGTGATCGCAGTTGGCAAGGCTCCTGGTGCCGTATATCTTGTAGACCAGGGATCAATGCATCCAGATGACTTCGATGTCATTGCGCCCGACCTGAATACTTGGGTAGCCGAGGGGTGCATGATAGCGGGTTCACAGGAGGGTCCTTCCAGCTATCGCTTCAGTGTCAGATTCAAAGGCAAGCCCACGCTGCAAGCACTGAAAGTCTTACGCGAACTTTCGCCCCTTGCCAAGGCGATGAGCCTCGTCGATCTTATGAATATCTTCTCCGGTAATCGATCGTTCAATTTCGGATTGGTCGCAGAACTCCGACGAGCAGAGACACTGCCTGGCCTCGTAGACGCGGGGTTTCTCGTCACTCAGGAAACTGATGAGTAA
- a CDS encoding CBS domain-containing protein: MKVSEILQVKGNILYTITPDQPLVDAATTMAEKDIGSLVVMEYGDLVGMLTFREVLKALHANEGSVGGGTVRKHMDDHPITVTPDTEVNEVRRIMLEKHARYLPVMNAKTLLGVISFYDVARAVLEAQSFENRMLKAYIRDWPAEQDETTS; the protein is encoded by the coding sequence ATGAAAGTCTCAGAAATCCTCCAAGTCAAGGGCAACATTCTCTACACGATCACACCGGACCAGCCGCTGGTGGACGCGGCGACCACGATGGCCGAGAAGGACATCGGTTCGCTCGTCGTGATGGAGTATGGCGACCTGGTGGGCATGCTGACCTTCCGCGAAGTGCTCAAGGCGCTGCATGCGAACGAAGGTTCCGTGGGTGGCGGAACGGTGCGTAAGCACATGGACGACCACCCGATCACGGTCACGCCGGATACCGAAGTCAACGAAGTGCGCCGCATCATGCTGGAAAAGCACGCGCGCTACCTGCCCGTGATGAACGCCAAGACGCTGCTGGGCGTGATCTCGTTCTACGACGTGGCGCGTGCCGTGCTGGAGGCGCAGAGCTTCGAGAACCGCATGCTGAAGGCCTATATCCGCGACTGGCCGGCCGAGCAGGACGAGACCACGAGCTGA
- a CDS encoding YihY family inner membrane protein, translating to MRSLSWAEVRDLFLFARRRLREESLPQVAGGLTFTTVFALVPVLTIALAIFTTFPMFMAFRTALEAYFIQSVMPKAISNTILSYLTTFAAQATGLSAVGAVTLVATSVAMMGMIERVFNRIWRVKAERRWTRRILVYWALITLGPLLIGVSISLSTDFFSATSSLVGNVFGALAYSILSIVLTSAGFTFLYMVVPARVVDWRDAVAGGVLAGLAFELAKRGFAVFITEFPSYSRIYGALAALPLFLLWVYLSWLITLFGALLAAALPVIKYERWWYEPVPGGAFVDALAVLKVLHGASRYGDTALVSSSAIRTRTRLGIDELDTLLEQMQDKGWVGRVRTDPAPRVQFGKHVNDTGDNWVLLANPETLTLAEVYRLFVFGGMPVNAGVAQESDDPRDVAARRDAARLARHVEDAVEAGLGLSLADHFGPAVDRADVPVALS from the coding sequence CTGCGCTCGCTGTCGTGGGCCGAAGTGCGCGACCTGTTCCTGTTTGCGCGGCGCCGTCTGCGCGAGGAGAGCCTGCCGCAGGTCGCGGGCGGCCTCACGTTCACCACCGTGTTCGCGCTCGTGCCGGTGCTGACGATCGCGCTGGCCATCTTCACCACGTTCCCCATGTTCATGGCATTCCGCACGGCGCTGGAGGCGTATTTCATCCAGAGCGTGATGCCGAAGGCGATCTCGAACACCATCCTTTCCTATCTCACCACGTTCGCGGCGCAGGCCACGGGGCTCTCGGCGGTGGGCGCGGTCACGCTGGTGGCCACGTCGGTGGCGATGATGGGCATGATCGAGCGCGTGTTCAACCGCATCTGGCGCGTGAAGGCCGAGCGGCGCTGGACACGCCGGATCCTCGTCTACTGGGCGCTGATCACGCTGGGCCCGCTGCTGATCGGTGTGTCGATCTCGCTGTCCACGGACTTCTTCTCGGCCACGTCCAGCCTGGTCGGCAACGTGTTCGGCGCGTTGGCCTATTCGATCCTTTCGATCGTGCTGACATCGGCCGGCTTCACGTTCCTCTACATGGTCGTGCCGGCCAGGGTGGTGGACTGGCGCGACGCCGTGGCCGGCGGCGTGCTGGCCGGGCTCGCGTTCGAACTGGCCAAGCGCGGCTTTGCCGTGTTCATCACGGAATTCCCCTCCTATTCACGCATCTATGGCGCGCTGGCTGCGCTGCCGCTGTTCCTGCTGTGGGTGTACCTGTCGTGGCTGATCACGCTGTTCGGCGCGCTGCTGGCCGCGGCACTGCCGGTGATCAAGTACGAGCGCTGGTGGTACGAGCCGGTGCCGGGCGGCGCTTTCGTCGACGCGCTGGCCGTGCTGAAGGTGCTGCATGGTGCCAGCCGCTACGGCGACACGGCCCTCGTTTCGTCGAGCGCGATCCGCACCCGCACGCGGCTGGGTATAGACGAGCTCGATACGCTGCTGGAGCAGATGCAGGACAAGGGATGGGTGGGAAGAGTACGCACGGACCCGGCGCCCCGCGTGCAGTTCGGCAAGCACGTCAACGATACGGGCGACAACTGGGTGTTGCTGGCCAATCCGGAAACGCTGACCCTGGCCGAGGTGTACCGGCTGTTCGTGTTCGGTGGCATGCCCGTCAATGCCGGCGTGGCCCAGGAGTCGGACGACCCGCGCGACGTGGCGGCGCGGCGCGACGCGGCCCGGCTGGCGCGCCATGTCGAAGATGCCGTCGAGGCGGGGCTCGGCCTGTCGCTGGCGGACCACTTCGGCCCGGCGGTCGACCGTGCCGACGTGCCGGTCGCGCTGTCGTAA
- the wrbA gene encoding NAD(P)H:quinone oxidoreductase codes for MNAPNLTILVLFYSRHGATRRLAELIAQGIESVPGCDARLRTVPAVSTVTEATEPDVPLDGAPYVELSDLDECAGIAVGSPTRFGNMASAMKYFWDGTSSQWLSGSLAGKPACVFTSTGSLHGGQESTLLSMMIPLLHHGLMVIGLPYTHPDLMTTSSGGTPYGASHWAGVDGRKPVTDEEKRIAVALGKRLAETAVKLRGR; via the coding sequence ATGAACGCGCCCAACCTGACTATCCTTGTTTTGTTCTATTCCCGGCATGGCGCCACGCGCCGCCTGGCCGAGCTGATCGCCCAGGGCATCGAGAGCGTGCCGGGGTGCGATGCCCGGTTGCGCACCGTGCCCGCGGTCTCCACCGTGACCGAAGCCACCGAACCGGACGTCCCCCTCGACGGCGCGCCCTACGTGGAATTGTCCGACCTCGACGAATGCGCCGGCATCGCCGTCGGTTCGCCGACCCGCTTCGGCAACATGGCCTCGGCAATGAAGTATTTCTGGGATGGCACATCGAGCCAGTGGCTGTCCGGCAGCCTGGCCGGCAAGCCGGCCTGCGTGTTCACGTCCACCGGCAGCCTGCATGGCGGCCAGGAATCCACGCTGCTGTCGATGATGATCCCGCTGCTGCACCACGGCCTGATGGTCATCGGGCTGCCGTACACGCATCCGGACCTGATGACCACGTCGTCCGGCGGCACACCGTATGGCGCCAGCCACTGGGCCGGCGTCGATGGCCGCAAGCCGGTCACCGATGAAGAAAAGCGCATTGCCGTTGCCCTCGGCAAGCGCCTGGCCGAAACGGCCGTCAAGCTGCGGGGCAGGTAA
- a CDS encoding DUF2069 domain-containing protein: MYGARQQVLWWGALASVAALIVWCLLWETVLAPLKPGGSWLALKAVPLLFPLIGVLKRDLYTLQWSSMMILAYLAEGVVRGYSDTVMPWLGWGEAALVFVFFCCALLYVHPYKRAAKKAAQELLDKVARSRNGHK; encoded by the coding sequence ATGTACGGCGCGCGCCAGCAGGTGCTGTGGTGGGGGGCGCTGGCCAGCGTGGCTGCGCTGATCGTCTGGTGCCTGTTGTGGGAGACGGTGCTGGCGCCGCTCAAGCCGGGCGGGTCCTGGTTGGCCTTGAAAGCCGTGCCGCTGCTGTTTCCGCTGATCGGGGTGCTCAAGCGCGACCTGTACACGCTGCAGTGGTCGTCGATGATGATCCTGGCCTACCTGGCCGAAGGCGTGGTGCGCGGCTACAGCGACACCGTCATGCCCTGGCTCGGCTGGGGCGAGGCGGCGCTCGTGTTCGTGTTCTTCTGCTGCGCGCTGCTCTACGTGCACCCGTACAAGCGCGCCGCGAAGAAGGCCGCGCAGGAATTGCTGGACAAGGTCGCCCGCAGCCGCAACGGCCACAAGTAA